A stretch of Sulfurimonas autotrophica DSM 16294 DNA encodes these proteins:
- a CDS encoding CTP synthase, giving the protein MTKYIFVTGGVLSSLGKGITAASVGTLLKHAGKNVGMLKIDPYINVDPGTMSPLEHGEVFVTKDGAETDLDIGNYERFLDKSFLKTSNFTTGQVYSSVIERERAGGYLGQTIQVVPHIVGEIVKRIKEAGEGHDILVVELGGTVGDIEGLPFMEAIRQMKHDEEVAGTFFVHVTLIPYIKAAGEMKSKPTQHSVQELRRIGITPQMIIARSENALPKTFKKKLAMSCDVSPDSVVEALDAATIYDVPMSFLRQNILKPIAKELELGEVAPDMQEWDSLVKKIVQPKGKVVIGFVGKYLALKESYKSLTEALIHAGAHLDSRVEICWVDSEEIEERGAQTLLNDCDGILVAGGFGNRGVEGKIQAIEYARVNKIPYLGICLGMQLTLVEYARNVLGLEGANSIEFDENTPHPMIYLIDNFLDQSGGMQLRTHQSPMGGTLRLGEYPCDTKEGSLLRQAYNGQKTIYERHRHRYEANPAYREQLENAGMIVTGESNGLIETVEIQGHPWFLGVQFHPEFTSRLQTPNPSILAFVNASLNAE; this is encoded by the coding sequence ATGACTAAATACATTTTTGTTACCGGTGGAGTATTAAGCTCTCTTGGAAAAGGGATCACAGCTGCCAGTGTTGGTACTTTACTTAAACATGCCGGTAAAAATGTAGGCATGCTGAAAATCGATCCATATATCAATGTTGACCCGGGTACTATGAGCCCCTTAGAGCATGGTGAAGTTTTTGTTACAAAAGACGGAGCAGAAACCGACCTTGACATAGGAAACTATGAACGCTTTTTAGACAAATCATTCTTAAAGACATCCAACTTTACAACAGGTCAGGTTTATTCAAGTGTTATTGAACGTGAACGTGCCGGTGGATACCTTGGGCAGACTATACAGGTTGTCCCTCATATTGTCGGTGAAATTGTCAAGCGCATAAAAGAGGCTGGTGAAGGACATGACATTCTGGTTGTGGAACTTGGCGGTACAGTTGGTGATATCGAAGGCCTGCCTTTTATGGAAGCCATTCGTCAAATGAAACATGACGAAGAAGTTGCCGGTACATTCTTTGTACATGTAACGCTTATTCCTTACATCAAAGCAGCCGGTGAGATGAAATCAAAGCCAACACAGCATTCTGTTCAGGAGCTTCGCCGTATTGGTATTACTCCGCAGATGATTATTGCAAGAAGTGAAAATGCCTTGCCTAAAACATTCAAGAAAAAACTTGCAATGAGTTGTGATGTTTCTCCTGACAGTGTCGTAGAAGCACTTGATGCAGCAACTATTTATGATGTTCCTATGTCATTTTTAAGACAAAATATTTTAAAGCCTATAGCAAAAGAACTTGAACTTGGCGAAGTTGCTCCTGATATGCAAGAGTGGGATTCACTTGTCAAAAAAATCGTGCAGCCAAAAGGAAAAGTAGTTATTGGTTTTGTCGGTAAATATCTGGCACTTAAAGAGTCTTACAAATCACTCACAGAAGCACTCATACATGCAGGGGCACACCTTGACAGCAGAGTTGAAATCTGCTGGGTTGACTCTGAGGAAATTGAAGAAAGAGGAGCCCAGACACTTCTTAATGACTGTGACGGGATTTTAGTAGCAGGCGGTTTTGGGAATCGTGGTGTTGAGGGTAAAATTCAGGCAATTGAGTATGCTCGTGTAAATAAAATACCTTACCTGGGTATCTGTCTTGGTATGCAGCTTACACTTGTTGAGTATGCAAGAAATGTGCTCGGACTTGAAGGCGCGAACTCCATTGAATTTGATGAGAATACACCTCATCCTATGATTTATCTTATAGATAATTTTTTAGACCAAAGCGGCGGCATGCAGCTTAGAACGCACCAATCACCTATGGGTGGTACACTTCGTCTTGGCGAATACCCTTGTGACACAAAAGAAGGTTCACTTTTACGCCAAGCCTATAATGGTCAAAAAACAATTTATGAAAGACACCGTCATCGCTACGAGGCAAATCCTGCGTACAGAGAACAGCTTGAAAATGCAGGTATGATAGTGACCGGTGAGTCGAACGGACTTATAGAAACTGTAGAAATCCAAGGGCATCCATGGTTTTTAGGTGTGCAGTTTCATCCTGAATTTACTTCGCGTCTGCAGACACCAAACCCTTCAATACTAGCGTTTGTAAACGCCAGTTTAAATGCTGAATAA
- the secG gene encoding preprotein translocase subunit SecG produces MTTSLLLIIQIVLVIILVIAVLLQKSSSIGLGAYSGSNESVFGAKGPSSFLAKTTFTIGFLFVVNTITLGYMYSQSAQSSVVDEMAPTTDVAAPVVPTAPTAKPAATQK; encoded by the coding sequence ATGACAACCAGTCTTTTACTTATAATCCAAATCGTCTTAGTTATCATCTTGGTTATAGCTGTGCTGTTACAAAAAAGCTCAAGCATAGGCCTTGGTGCTTACAGTGGTTCAAATGAATCAGTTTTCGGTGCAAAAGGACCAAGCAGTTTCTTGGCAAAAACTACATTTACTATCGGCTTTTTGTTTGTTGTAAACACAATAACATTAGGTTACATGTACTCTCAGTCTGCGCAGTCTTCTGTGGTAGATGAAATGGCTCCAACAACAGACGTAGCTGCTCCTGTAGTACCAACTGCGCCGACTGCAAAACCAGCAGCTACACAAAAATAA
- a CDS encoding cation:proton antiporter: MQNILVYIIIALGLSIVINIFLKKIGISQIIGYILTGTIIAYGFDLHEASHSHELEMAGEFGIVFLMFTIGLEISLAKMGSMKKEIFANGFLQVGITTIVTYLLTHYIFALEAKSSIIIALAFSLSSTAIVLTYLKSSKEIYTPYGQNATGILIFQDIAVIPILILISFLTNEGDQDIMVILWHTLFSVVIVIGVLFTVGKKVVAWLLHFSASSEVDELFMGSVLFIVMASSLFAYYMGFTYSLGAFVAGMIIAETKYHHKVESDIAPFKDILLGTFFVVVGMKIDVSLFIHNIGLIISLFLLIFMIKSLIMFALLRLTATSATSLKTALFLSQVGEFSFVIFALAASGHIIDDKLASLLVLIVIFSMVVTPFFVPYINAITAKLIKEKDIVTDMSALKGRENHVVVCGYSVVGKFVTQYLEELDVPYVVIDNSNKHVKEALNEGKEAYLGDVSKTSILEALNIDKAAAVIVTLDNLAKKRLICEAVLNHAKNVNVIVKVVSLEEKEKLADLDITTIVDGKVEVARVLVERMLTCQLKYS, translated from the coding sequence ATGCAAAATATTTTAGTATATATAATTATCGCACTTGGCCTCTCAATAGTCATAAATATCTTTTTGAAAAAAATAGGTATTTCACAAATTATAGGTTATATCCTAACAGGTACGATTATTGCCTACGGTTTTGATTTGCATGAAGCAAGCCACTCGCATGAATTGGAAATGGCGGGAGAGTTTGGTATCGTCTTTTTGATGTTTACCATCGGTCTGGAAATATCTTTGGCAAAAATGGGTTCTATGAAAAAAGAGATATTTGCCAACGGTTTTCTGCAGGTTGGTATTACGACAATTGTCACCTACTTGCTTACACATTATATTTTTGCATTAGAAGCAAAATCATCCATCATTATAGCGCTTGCTTTTTCACTCTCATCAACGGCAATTGTGCTGACATATTTAAAAAGTTCCAAAGAAATTTATACACCATATGGGCAGAATGCAACCGGTATATTGATATTTCAGGATATTGCAGTTATTCCTATTTTAATTCTTATTAGTTTTTTAACAAACGAAGGTGACCAGGATATTATGGTTATTTTATGGCATACACTTTTTAGTGTTGTTATTGTTATAGGTGTTTTGTTTACAGTAGGAAAAAAAGTGGTTGCCTGGTTGTTGCATTTTTCAGCCTCATCAGAAGTGGATGAGTTGTTTATGGGTTCTGTATTGTTTATAGTGATGGCATCATCACTATTTGCGTATTATATGGGTTTTACATACTCTTTAGGGGCATTTGTAGCCGGAATGATAATAGCTGAGACTAAATATCACCACAAAGTAGAATCAGATATAGCACCTTTTAAAGATATTCTTTTAGGAACGTTTTTTGTTGTAGTAGGAATGAAAATAGACGTATCATTGTTTATTCATAATATCGGATTGATTATCAGTCTCTTTTTACTGATTTTTATGATAAAGTCTCTAATTATGTTTGCACTTTTACGCTTGACTGCAACAAGTGCCACCTCTTTGAAAACTGCACTTTTTCTTTCCCAAGTCGGTGAATTTTCATTTGTAATTTTTGCACTTGCGGCATCAGGACATATTATTGATGACAAGTTAGCTTCTTTGTTGGTGCTCATTGTTATATTTTCTATGGTAGTGACACCATTTTTTGTCCCTTATATTAATGCTATAACAGCAAAATTAATAAAAGAAAAAGACATTGTTACAGATATGTCCGCTTTAAAGGGACGAGAAAACCATGTGGTTGTTTGTGGATATAGTGTTGTCGGTAAGTTTGTAACACAATACCTTGAAGAACTTGATGTACCTTATGTTGTTATAGATAACTCCAATAAACATGTAAAAGAAGCACTTAACGAAGGTAAAGAAGCTTATTTGGGGGATGTTTCAAAAACATCTATCCTGGAAGCACTCAATATTGACAAGGCAGCTGCAGTGATAGTGACACTTGATAATCTTGCAAAGAAACGTTTGATATGTGAAGCAGTACTCAACCATGCTAAGAATGTCAATGTTATCGTCAAAGTTGTCTCTTTAGAAGAAAAAGAGAAACTTGCGGATTTAGATATAACGACTATCGTAGACGGAAAAGTTGAAGTAGCTAGAGTTTTGGTGGAGAGGATGTTAACCTGCCAGCTGAAATACAGCTAG
- the pyrE gene encoding orotate phosphoribosyltransferase, producing MDVKKIYMDADALLEGHFKLSSGNHSQFYLQSAKVLEDPKTAKFLADELAKQIKASGLEIDTVCAPALGGLIAGFALATALDVRSIFAERVDSKMSIRRGFEIKPGEKVLMCEDIITTGGSAMEAAEVVKELGGEIVGVAALANRGFCHRQGSDVVTKPNCKLPQDIPFFALADFTFEMHAPDACPLCKDGSEAIKPGSRGN from the coding sequence ATGGACGTAAAAAAAATATATATGGATGCAGATGCTCTTTTAGAAGGGCATTTTAAACTTAGTTCGGGGAATCATTCACAATTTTATCTTCAGTCTGCAAAAGTTTTGGAAGATCCTAAAACTGCAAAATTTTTAGCAGATGAACTTGCAAAGCAGATAAAAGCCAGCGGTCTTGAAATTGACACTGTTTGTGCTCCGGCTCTTGGTGGTTTGATTGCAGGTTTTGCTCTTGCAACTGCACTTGATGTAAGAAGTATTTTTGCTGAAAGAGTTGATAGTAAAATGTCTATTCGCCGCGGTTTTGAAATAAAACCGGGTGAGAAAGTTCTAATGTGCGAAGACATCATTACAACTGGTGGAAGTGCGATGGAAGCAGCTGAAGTTGTCAAAGAACTTGGCGGCGAAATCGTCGGTGTTGCAGCACTTGCAAACCGTGGATTCTGCCACAGACAAGGCAGTGACGTTGTAACAAAGCCAAACTGTAAACTTCCTCAGGACATTCCATTTTTTGCGCTTGCAGATTTTACTTTTGAAATGCATGCACCAGATGCATGCCCGCTCTGTAAAGACGGCAGTGAAGCCATTAAACCAGGTTCACGCGGAAATTAA
- the frr gene encoding ribosome recycling factor, producing MLNEIFNECETKMQGSIEHMQRDFKTLRTGKVTTSVLDNVKIDYYGTPTPLDQVGSVLAADATTIVINPWEKNLLPDIESAINAANIGVNPNNDGDLIKLFFPPMTVEQRQESVKKMKTMGENAKVSIRNDRRDANDKIKKLEKDKEITQDESKSAQDNVQKITDKYITKVDSILKDKEAEILKV from the coding sequence ATGTTGAACGAAATATTTAATGAATGTGAAACAAAAATGCAAGGAAGCATTGAGCATATGCAAAGAGATTTCAAAACGCTTAGAACAGGAAAGGTTACGACCTCTGTATTGGACAATGTAAAAATTGACTACTATGGAACGCCTACACCGCTTGACCAGGTCGGTTCTGTTTTAGCAGCCGATGCAACAACTATTGTTATTAACCCTTGGGAAAAAAATCTTTTGCCTGATATTGAATCTGCTATAAATGCCGCAAATATTGGTGTAAATCCAAATAATGACGGTGATTTAATTAAGCTCTTTTTTCCTCCAATGACAGTTGAACAGCGTCAAGAGTCTGTCAAAAAGATGAAAACTATGGGTGAAAATGCAAAAGTTTCCATAAGAAATGACAGACGTGATGCAAATGACAAAATCAAAAAACTTGAAAAAGATAAAGAGATTACACAAGATGAATCAAAATCTGCTCAAGACAATGTACAAAAAATTACAGACAAATATATCACTAAAGTTGACAGCATCTTAAAAGATAAAGAAGCTGAAATACTGAAAGTTTAA
- the recJ gene encoding single-stranded-DNA-specific exonuclease RecJ, producing the protein MLNNTPHLNKSDLFELLSQRFDSQDKKLSQIPNPELLTDASKAAKKIAEAVQNNKRITLVGDYDVDGVSSTAIMVDFFKQIPYPLEAIIPNRFTDGYGVSPTVLQRVDADLVITVDNGISAIEAAEICKQRDINLIITDHHTPCEILPDAYAIVDPKLPTCNYPFKEICGAEVAWLLLGLVKKELALDIDMKQFLDILAIAVIADIMPLIDINRTLVKEGLKQLMHSSRPSSIVIRDFLNKSKITSEDIAFNIAPRINSAGRLEDASIALDFYTAPDTHTAYKQFELLGQLNDLRKATEAQTTQEAIASVNEDDKVIVVSGENWHEGVVGIVAARLVDKFGRPAIVLSIKDEEAKGSARSIGDVNIYELIKENEHLLTKFGGHKMAAGLGLHVKDIEAFTKAINTSAQKIPQDDFIPKEQISGILASEDIDTELLALLEQFEPFGEANLRPTFLIKDAEVVSIKLMGADKSHSRIEVRQHPHQRKTIEIIAFRRVFEMPVDKKITCSYSVAKNEFNGRVSAQLLVNKIF; encoded by the coding sequence ATGCTGAATAATACACCGCACCTCAATAAATCAGACCTTTTTGAGCTTCTTTCTCAAAGGTTTGATTCCCAAGATAAAAAACTCTCCCAAATTCCAAATCCAGAACTGCTTACAGATGCAAGTAAAGCCGCGAAAAAAATTGCAGAGGCTGTGCAAAACAACAAACGTATAACCTTAGTGGGTGATTATGATGTTGACGGTGTCAGCTCCACTGCTATTATGGTAGATTTTTTCAAGCAAATTCCCTACCCTCTTGAGGCTATTATACCCAATCGTTTTACTGACGGTTACGGTGTCAGTCCTACAGTTTTACAAAGAGTTGATGCTGACTTAGTAATTACCGTTGACAATGGCATATCTGCCATTGAAGCAGCCGAGATTTGCAAGCAACGAGATATTAATTTGATTATTACTGATCATCATACGCCTTGTGAAATTTTACCTGATGCCTATGCTATAGTTGACCCAAAACTCCCTACATGTAACTACCCTTTTAAAGAAATATGCGGCGCAGAAGTTGCCTGGCTGTTACTTGGACTTGTTAAAAAAGAACTTGCATTAGATATTGACATGAAGCAGTTTTTGGATATTTTAGCCATTGCCGTTATTGCTGACATTATGCCTCTTATCGATATAAATAGAACACTTGTCAAAGAGGGTCTCAAACAACTAATGCACTCTAGCCGTCCTTCAAGCATTGTCATTCGTGACTTTTTAAACAAATCAAAAATTACAAGTGAAGATATTGCCTTCAATATTGCTCCGCGTATAAATTCTGCGGGACGTCTTGAAGATGCTTCCATTGCTCTTGATTTTTACACCGCACCAGATACTCATACTGCCTACAAACAGTTTGAACTGCTAGGCCAGCTTAATGATCTGAGAAAAGCAACAGAAGCACAAACAACCCAGGAAGCTATAGCCTCTGTTAATGAAGATGACAAAGTCATAGTCGTGTCAGGAGAAAACTGGCATGAAGGTGTTGTGGGCATTGTAGCAGCTCGTCTAGTAGATAAATTCGGGCGTCCTGCTATTGTTTTGAGTATAAAAGATGAAGAAGCCAAGGGAAGTGCAAGAAGTATCGGCGATGTCAATATATATGAGCTCATAAAAGAAAATGAACACTTGTTAACTAAATTTGGCGGGCATAAAATGGCTGCAGGACTGGGCTTACATGTAAAGGATATAGAAGCATTTACAAAAGCCATAAATACTAGTGCACAAAAGATTCCCCAAGATGACTTTATACCAAAAGAGCAGATAAGCGGAATCTTGGCAAGCGAAGATATAGACACAGAACTGCTTGCTCTGCTTGAACAGTTTGAACCTTTCGGAGAAGCAAACCTTCGACCGACATTTCTTATAAAAGATGCAGAGGTTGTCAGTATAAAACTTATGGGCGCGGACAAGTCTCATTCACGTATAGAAGTCAGACAGCATCCTCATCAAAGAAAGACAATTGAGATCATTGCGTTCAGACGCGTTTTTGAAATGCCTGTTGATAAAAAGATTACATGTAGCTACTCTGTGGCTAAAAATGAGTTTAACGGCAGAGTCTCTGCGCAGCTTTTAGTGAACAAGATATTTTAG